The following is a genomic window from Rhododendron vialii isolate Sample 1 chromosome 9a, ASM3025357v1.
TATTTCTCATTTATCCTGCTTTGGCCCGCTAGCCTATGATGGGAtggtagttttattttttatcagaatGGTGGGGTGGTAGTCACTATGGCTTTTTGGTCCCTTCCGAGAAGATCCGCTGCAGGTTTGGAGTCCTATGATCACTCCTATGGAGGGTTGCTATGCCAGGTCGCCCCCTTCTCCACCCTTTTtagcttagcaaaaaaatagatttgagTCCCGATTGAAAATGTAATAGATTTGAGTCGATCAAGCAATATATCTTGATGATCTCACCAAACAAAACTGTAGCAATATCTTGACAAAAAGCATGTGTAATTAACCCCGAGGGGTTAGACCTAACGGTTAAGACTTGGGCTTTAGAGTTTGCTCACATATAAGATTTCAGTTTCGAAACCTCTCAGATGTCGTCAACTCATTTGAGTTGAGTTCATATGGAGCGTTAGAAACTAGTCCTAGTTTCTGGTAGGCCTTTTGTTGGTGGACGGTGGGTTTATGGTCTTTTTAACTAACAACAGAATTCACGTCTCAGGTATTTGATGACaaaaagtacatccatattaTCACGGACCTTTGCTCCTCCGCCTCCCTCTACCACCGCCTCACCTCCTTCGCCCTGTTCCCTGAACCCAACGCCGCCTCCATTTTCTACCCCCTAATCTCCGCCATCACCCACTGCCACCGTCTAGGCATCGCCCACAGAGACATCAAGCCAGACAACATCCTCTTCGACCCTCGCAACAAGTTAAAACTTGCCAACTTCGGCTCGGCCGAGTCGTTCAACGGGGGCGGCACGATGATGAGTGGGGTGGTGGGGACACCGTACTACGAGGCGCCGGAGGTGTTGTTGGGGAGGGAGTACGACGAGAAGGTGGACGTGTGGAGTGCTGGGGTGGTTTTGTATGTGATGTTGTCGGGGTTCGTGCCGTTTTATGGGGAGACGGCGGGGGAGACGTTTGAGAAGGTGGTGAGGGGGAACTTGAGGTTTCCGACGAGGGTTTTCCGGGCGGTGTCCGGGGAAGCGAAGAATCTGTTGAGGAAGACGATTTGCAAGGATGTTTACAGAAGGTTGTCCACCGAGCAAGTTCTCAGTAAGTTCGATTTCTCTAGCTCTCATGCATACGTACGTGTCCCTCAAGAAGTTCCCGAATTGAACTTTCTTTTCGTATCCTTTTTAATTGTGTTTTTAATTGGACTAATTCCTTGGATCATTTAAGCCCCGTTCcgctacttattttttgaattaaagataatgTAATGTGAGAGAATGAATTGTcttataaaacagaaaataagtactcaaaaaataagaattttagcaGAACGAGGCCCTAAGCACGAGAATAAATTGAATAATAATACTCGAAACCTCTCTACTCTCTAGGATAAGTATGATAAGTTGATAACCAATGTCACCAAATCAAAGTTATGGAATTCATATAGAGGAAATGGATTCTCTCCGTTTGTTATTTTACACGAAATTTTGGCTGGTAAAAATCTCCTGCATTTCTTGCGTTGTGAGTTCTTGCATTTCTTGGTGAAGAGAGATGATTCCATGCCCCTAGGGCACTGTCACGTGATGCCCCATGTCTTTTTAACTGCACATTGAATGGGGCATTGTTTTGGGTCTTTGGTGTAGTTGCCCACGGGCATTGAATGATTTTTTGGTTGTGAAAGATACTATTTGGGAATGTTACAGAAGAACACTTTCTTAGAAATAGAGAAATCCCGTGGCTCTGTTTGGTTGCCAAAAAAGTGACGTAAATTACGGACCGAGGACCTTGTAGTATAGATGCGTCCATCTCACCAATTAATGGTatagattttaaaaagattCTTTCCGGGACGAATAGTTTCTACCtaggaagagtttttttttatttttattagtcAAATATCGATTACAGAACACTAAGATTGATTATTCTTCAAGAGAAGGGATGCTAACCCAGGCGGAATACAACctagaaaacaaataaatctCGTTTCTAAACAACTAGCTGCTATCCAACGTGCTGCTTTGTTTTGAACGCCCAATTCTTCTGCCTTGCCATAGTTTCGTATCTGCCACCATTGCAGCTATTTCCCACCGCTCCTGATCAAGCTTACGGTTCATGCAATCAACTAGCACTCGACAATCCGACTCAAACACAACATTATCAATACCCATATCCAATGCCATCCCACAAGCTATACAGAGGGCCCATGCTTCTGTGACCAA
Proteins encoded in this region:
- the LOC131299811 gene encoding phosphoenolpyruvate carboxylase kinase 1-like, with the protein product MCEKLKREYQVCEEIGRGRFGVVYRCFSAVSGDSFACKSIDKRLLSDAVNRECVEKEPKILQLLSNHPNILQLYQVFDDKKYIHIITDLCSSASLYHRLTSFALFPEPNAASIFYPLISAITHCHRLGIAHRDIKPDNILFDPRNKLKLANFGSAESFNGGGTMMSGVVGTPYYEAPEVLLGREYDEKVDVWSAGVVLYVMLSGFVPFYGETAGETFEKVVRGNLRFPTRVFRAVSGEAKNLLRKTICKDVYRRLSTEQVLSKFDFSSSHAYLPTGIE